A part of Meleagris gallopavo isolate NT-WF06-2002-E0010 breed Aviagen turkey brand Nicholas breeding stock chromosome 28, Turkey_5.1, whole genome shotgun sequence genomic DNA contains:
- the LOC100548214 gene encoding receptor-type tyrosine-protein phosphatase V-like — protein sequence MSQASLEGLQPNSSYRIAVSAVGINAMRSPAVTLLCNTTAEALPPPLRAEVFQVEASSTVIISSDLFSEENGQIEYYGVVATTNDSLLRPTQDIMSSTWYDHYYGTEDSYLAVLIPNPFHPSSSQSTETWRVPVGTEECGQTRAMCNGKLKANEQYRFSIAAFTKYDPVTPAVTFTTFSAAGDSMDTSLLPMPIIAGIVVGFLLTLAAIFALVCWKQLRARRTQKSSLPQEMVTYSLRNVHRPIPIQNFKQYYEMKTASGSHAFFQEFEELKEVGKEQLKVGAELPANVSKNRYPHVLPYDHSRVRLSQLGDDLHSDYINANFVPGYTSPQEFIVTQGPLKKTIEDFWRLVWEQNVCNIIMLTVCMENGRVLCDHYWPSEAAPISYGQLRVHLLSQSSAEEWTMREFKLWHEGLRAERHVSHLHYTAWPDHGIPESTTSILAFRELVREHIQNAKDAGPTLVHCSAGVGRSGTFIALDRLLQQMKQEKVVDMFGVVYTLRMNRYQMIQTLSQYIFLHSCILDKILEEPLLGLSGTETSCPIPLKSFAQHYSQNSAKSNMGFLREYETLLEVAKEETSSAPPSLGTQQTRPSSSILPYDRSRVKFSLLDQGPFSGLQVWRVPGCSSSRDYLAVQGPDKLTTEDFWTLVWEQDIHTILTLLPWQEMGEVPHDVCWPLEGDSLCTKLLTIQCGTEKPASGWRCIQLKVKHEKKGKERQVQQFLYRLWSNKEQPNVESLVELLSAVRRCVPSRKRASPLLLHCSGGENQMGTLIALDCLLHQLKTERTVDVYGVTLQLMRSCCLMTPTLDQYMFLYTCIQDIITQKQP from the exons ATGAGCCAGGCCAGcctggaggggctgcagccGAACTCTTCGTACCGAATCGCTGTGAGCGCTGTGGGCATCAATGCCATGAGGAGCCCGGCTGTCACTCTGCTCTGCAACACAACAGCAGAGG CCCTTCCCCCGCCCCTGCGAGCAGAAGTCTTCCAAGTGGAGGCCAGCTCCACCGTCATCATTTCATCTGACCTGTTCAGCGAGGAGAACGGCCAAATCGAGTACTATGGAGTCGTTGCTACCACTAATGACTCAC tgctgaggcCCACCCAGGACATCATGTCCAGCACGTGGTACGACCACTACTACGGGACGGAGGACTCCTACCTGGCTGTGCTCATCCCCAACCCCTTCCACCCGAGCTCCTCCCAATCCACTGAAACCTGGCGAGTGCCCGTGGGGACAGAGGAGTGCGGCCAGACCCGGGCGATGTGCAATGGGAAGCTGAAAGCCAACGAGCAGTACAG GTTCAGCATCGCTGCCTTCACCAAGTACGACCCTGTCACCCCTGCAGTGACATTCACCACATTCTCGG CTGCTGGAGATAGCATGGACACATCTCTGCTCCCAATGCCTATAATAGCTGGAATCGTCGTGGGATTTCTCTTGACATTGGCTGCTATTTTTGCTTTGGTCTGTTGGAAGCAGCTCAGAGCGAGGAG GACACAGAAGAGCAGCCTTCCCCAGGAAATGGTGACCTACAGCTTGAG AAATGTCCACCGGCCGATCCCCATACAGAACTTCAAGCAGTACTATGAGATGAAGACAGCAAGTGGTAGCCATGCTTTTTTCCAAGAGTTTGAG GAGCTGAAGGAGGTtgggaaggagcagctgaaggtgGGGGCTGAGCTACCAGCCAACGTCTCCAAGAACAGATACCCACACGTGTTGCCCT ACGATCACTCTCGGGTCAGGTTGAGCCAACTGGGGGACGACCTGCACTCGGACTACATCAATGCCAACTTTGTGCCT GGCTATACATCCCCGCAGGAGTTCATTGTCACCCAAGGGCCCCTGAAAAAAACCATCGAGGACTTCTGGAGGCTGGTGTGGGAGCAGAACGTCTGCAACATCATCATGCTGACGGTGTGCATGGAGAACGGGCGG GTTCTCTGTGATCACTACTGGCCGTCTGAAGCTGCTCCCATCTCCTACGGGCAGCTCCGGGTTCACCTGCTGtctcagagcagtgctgaggagTGGACCATGCGTGAGTTCAAGCTGTGGCAT GAGGGCCTCCGGGCAGAACGGCACGTGTCCCACCTGCACTACACTGCATGGCCTGACCACGGGATCCCAGAGTCCACAACATCCATTCTGGCCTTCAGGGAACTGGTCCGGGAGCACATCCAGAACGCCAAGGATGCTGGGCCGACCCTGGTGCACTGCAG TGCTGGGGTGGGCCGCAGCGGCACCTTCATCGCTCTGGACCGGCTGCTGCAGCAGATGAAGCAGGAGAAGGTGGTGGACATGTTTGGTGTGGTCTACACCCTGCGGATGAACCGCTACCAGATGATCCAGACGTTG TCCCAGTATATTTTCCTGCACAGCTGTATCCTGGACAAGATCTTGGAGGAACCACTCCTGGGTTTATCAGGGACAGAGAC GTCCTGCCCCATCCCACTGAAGAGCTTTGCACAGCACTACTCCCAGAACTCAGCCAAGTCCAACATGGGCTTCCTGAGGGAGTATGAG ACCCTCCTGGAGGTTGCTAAGGAGGAAACCAGCTCAGCTCCACCGTCACTGGGCACCCAGCAAACACGGCCCTCATCCAGCATCCTGCCGT ACGATCGCTCCAGAGTGAAGTTTTCCCTGCTGGACCAAGGCCCTTTCTCGGGTCTGCAGGTGTGGCGTGTCCCA ggctgcagctccagcagagaCTACCTGGCTGTGCAGGGGCCTGACAAGCTGACCACGGAGGACTTCTGGACGCTGGTGTGGGAGCAGGACATTCACACCATCCTAACGCTGCTGCCGTGGCAGGAGATGGGGGAG gTCCCACACGACGTGTGCTGGCCGCTGGAAGGAGATTCTCTCTGCACAAAGCTGCTGACCATCCAGTGCGGCACGGAGAAGCCTGCCTCGGGCTGGAGGTGCATCCAGCTCAAAGTGAAGCAC gagaagaaaggaaaggagaggcaGGTGCAGCAGTTCCTGTACAGGCTGTGGAGCAACAAGGAGCAGCCAAATGTCGAGAGCCTGGTGGAGCTCCTCAGTGCTGTCAGGCGGTGCGTGCCCAGCAGGAAGAGAGCCAGCCCTCTCCTTCTGCACTGCAG TGGTGGTGAGAACCAGATGGGGACCCTGATCGCCCTGGATTGCCTGCTGCACCAGCTGAAAACAGAGAGGACTGTGGATGTCTATGGGGTGACCCTCCAGCTGATGAGAAGCTGCTGCCTCATGACCCCCACGCTG GACCAGTACATGTTCCTATATACCTGCATCCAGGACATCATCACTCAGAAGCAGCCCTGA